A window from Indicator indicator isolate 239-I01 chromosome 27, UM_Iind_1.1, whole genome shotgun sequence encodes these proteins:
- the LOC128976055 gene encoding amine sulfotransferase-like has product MEPSKDYLFKYKGFYFAVNTTLEYVSTLEDFEINDSDIFLATYPKSGTVWTQNILSLIMYEGHRNGTENIDTMERIPWLEYNVNDKDYAQLPLPRVFVTHLPYYLIPRDLRNKRASIIYVTRNPKDVMVSYYHFSKYMNTLEEITDFNLFMERFLAGKVLASSWIDHVSGWYSHAEDFNILFLTYEEMKKDLRSAVLKICKFLGKKLSEEEVDSVVRQATFENMRKDPRANYENLPDDLVDKDKGAFLRKGTVGDWKNNMTVAQNERFDQVLMEKIKALPISFIWDINEL; this is encoded by the exons ATGGAACCATCCAAAGATTATCTGTTCAAATACAAagggttttattttgctgtaaaTACTACACTCGAGTATGTATCTACCTTGGAGGATTTTGAAATCAATGACAGTGACATATTTCTAGCTACTTACCCCAAATCAG GAACTGTGTGGACTCAGAACATTTTGAGTTTAATAATGTATGAAGGCCACCGTAATGGAACTGAAAACATAGACACCATGGAGAGAATCCCATGGCTGGAATACAATGTGAATGATAAGGATTATGCACAGCTTCCTTTGCCTCGTGTTTTTGTCACCCACCTGCCTTACTACTTAATTCCAAGAGACCTGAGAAACAAAAGAGCATCT ATTATTTATGTTACCAGGAACCCTAAGGATGTTATGGTTTCTTACTATCACTTCTCCAAGTACATGAACACACTAGAGGAAATAACAGATTTTAACCTTTTTATGGAGAGGTTTTTAGCTGGCAAAG TTCTTGCCAGTTCTTGGATAGACCATGTTTCAGGCTGGTACAGTCATGCAGAGGATTTCAATATACTCTTCCTGACCTATGAAGAGATGAAAAAG GATCTCAGAAGTGCTGTGCTGAAGATCTGCAAGTTCCTAGGCAAGAAGCTGAGCGAAGAGGAAGTGGACAGCGTTGTGAGACAGGCTACATTTGAGAACATGAGAAAAGACCCCAGGGCAAACTATGAGAACCTGCCAGATGACTTAGTAGATAAAGACAAGGGTGCTTTTCTCCGAAAAG GCACTGTTGGAGACTGGAAAAACAACATGACAGTGGCACAGAATGAAAGGTTTGATCAAGTTCTTATGGAGAAAATTAAGGCCCTGCCCATCAGTTTCATCTGGGATATAAATGAATTGTAG
- the RWDD1 gene encoding RWD domain-containing protein 1 isoform X1, with the protein MTDYSEEQRNELEALESIYPDSFTVLSENPTTFTITVTSEAGEDDETVQTTLKFTYREKYPDETPLYEIVSQENLDDNDVTDIIKLLEQQAEENLGMVMIFTLVSAVQEKLNEIVDQMKTRREEEKKQKEKEAEEEEKQRFHGTPVTIENFLNWKAKFDAELLEIKRKKMKEEEQAGKNKLSGKQLFEMDHNLDTSDIQFLEEAGNSVEVDESLFQEMDDLELEDEEDDPDYNPVNLDSD; encoded by the exons ATGACCGACTACAGCGAGGAGCAGCGCAACGAGCTGGAGGCCTTGGAATCCATCTATCCCGACTCGTTCACGG TATTGTCAGAAAATCCAACGACTTTCACCATCACTGTGACATCTGAAGCAGGAGAAGATGATGAAA CTGTCCAGACGACCCTTAAATTTACCTACAGAGAAAAATACCCTGATGAAACTCCACTTTATGAAATTGTCTCACAGGAGAATCTTGATGATAATGATGTCACAGACATAATAAAACTACTAGAACAACAG GCAGAAGAAAATTTAGGAATGGTAATGATCTTCACTCTAGTCTCAGCAGTAcaggagaaattgaatgaaattgtGGATCAAATGAAAACacgaagagaagaggaaaagaaacagaaagaaaaagaagcagaagaagaggagaaa CAACGTTTTCATGGCACTCCTGTTACCATTGAGAATTTCCTAAACTGGAAAGCAAAGTTTGATGCAGAACTcctagaaataaaaaggaaaaaaatgaaagaagaagaaCAAGCAGGCAAAAATAAACTAAGCG gTAAGCAGCTGTTTGAAATGGATCACAATCTTGACACCTCTGACATCCAGTTCTTGGAGGAAG CTGGAAACAGTGTGGAAGTTGATGAATCTTTATTCCAAGAAATGGATGATTTAGAGTTGGAGGATGAAGAGGATGACCCCGACTACAACCCTGTTAATTTAGATAGTGATTAG
- the RWDD1 gene encoding RWD domain-containing protein 1 isoform X2: MTDYSEEQRNELEALESIYPDSFTVLSENPTTFTITVTSEAGEDDEKKYPDETPLYEIVSQENLDDNDVTDIIKLLEQQAEENLGMVMIFTLVSAVQEKLNEIVDQMKTRREEEKKQKEKEAEEEEKQRFHGTPVTIENFLNWKAKFDAELLEIKRKKMKEEEQAGKNKLSGKQLFEMDHNLDTSDIQFLEEAGNSVEVDESLFQEMDDLELEDEEDDPDYNPVNLDSD; this comes from the exons ATGACCGACTACAGCGAGGAGCAGCGCAACGAGCTGGAGGCCTTGGAATCCATCTATCCCGACTCGTTCACGG TATTGTCAGAAAATCCAACGACTTTCACCATCACTGTGACATCTGAAGCAGGAGAAGATGATGAAA AAAAATACCCTGATGAAACTCCACTTTATGAAATTGTCTCACAGGAGAATCTTGATGATAATGATGTCACAGACATAATAAAACTACTAGAACAACAG GCAGAAGAAAATTTAGGAATGGTAATGATCTTCACTCTAGTCTCAGCAGTAcaggagaaattgaatgaaattgtGGATCAAATGAAAACacgaagagaagaggaaaagaaacagaaagaaaaagaagcagaagaagaggagaaa CAACGTTTTCATGGCACTCCTGTTACCATTGAGAATTTCCTAAACTGGAAAGCAAAGTTTGATGCAGAACTcctagaaataaaaaggaaaaaaatgaaagaagaagaaCAAGCAGGCAAAAATAAACTAAGCG gTAAGCAGCTGTTTGAAATGGATCACAATCTTGACACCTCTGACATCCAGTTCTTGGAGGAAG CTGGAAACAGTGTGGAAGTTGATGAATCTTTATTCCAAGAAATGGATGATTTAGAGTTGGAGGATGAAGAGGATGACCCCGACTACAACCCTGTTAATTTAGATAGTGATTAG
- the CALHM4 gene encoding calcium homeostasis modulator protein 4, translating to MAFFPKWLTFLKGKEGVLSNAIIAMLTIGGQQLFSFFTFSCPCHVGQNLIYGLAFLGVPALILLIVGYALNNQTWRLVTGKSSPLQAAAKPNRLLQCKLICFVLCSITGRALVAPVTWLAVTLVNGSYYVCAMSEFISVQYYEANVSDSERRTILAAFPCSQLVPPELTRARDEVILILRYQSQVAGWFLIAVVVITVFLSYCLASCLSPLSFLHFRYWINYVHNEQELFDEAIDQHSRLYAMQNVKKFFGFVPGSENVKEIRIPSLREWQAISGLAFLKRVDEEHYDYSLLHDWALRQPATGKYLRTGEDPVIRTQPKAIHRRSRPAPGMLSRCRSSARRRGPAVRAAHG from the exons ATGGCTTTCTTTCCAAAGTGGTTAACCTTTCTAAAAGGCAAAGAGGGCGTTCTTTCTAATGCCATCATTGCAATGTTGACAATTGGTGGGcagcagcttttctctttttttacatTCAGCTGTCCCTGTCATGTTGGGCAGAACCTTATCTATGGGCTGGCTTTCCTAGGGGTTCCTGCACTGATCCTTCTCATTGTTGGTTATGCCTTGAATAACCAGACTTGGAGGCTGGTTACAGGCAAAAGTTCTCCCCTTCAGGCAGCAGCTAAACCAAACAGGTTACTGCAGTGCAAATTGATCTGCTTTGTCTTGTGCAGCATCACTGGGAGAGCCCTGGTTGCTCCAGTAACGTGGCTAGCAGTCACCCTGGTAAATGGCTCATACTACGTCTGTGCCATGAGTGAGTTTATCTCTGTGCAGTATTATGAAGCTAATGTTAGTGATAGTGAACGCAGAACAATACTGGCTGCATTTCCATGCAGTCAGTTAGTCCCTCCAGAGCTGACTCGGGCAAGAGATGAAGTGATTCTCATTCTCCGTTACCAGTCACAA GTGGCTGGCTGGTTTCTGATTGCTGTGGTAGTCATCACTGTCTTCCTGTCTTACTGCTTGGCAAGCTGCCTCTCCCCCCTCAGCTTTCTACATTTTAGATACTGGATTAACTACGTTCATAATGAGCAGGAGCTTTTTGATGAAGCAATAGACCAGCACTCCAGGCTCTATGCCATGCAGaatgtaaagaagttctttggcTTTGTCCCAGGAAGTGAAAATGTAAAGGAAATCCGTATCCCATCTCTCAGAGAGTGGCAAGCCATTTCTGGGCTGGCCTTTCTGAAACGAGTGGATGAGGAGCACTATGACTACAGCCTCCTCCATGACTGGGCACTCAGGCAGCCTGCAACTGGAAAATACCTTAGGACTGGTGAAGACCCTGTGATCAGAACACAG CCCAAAGCCATCCACCGCCGATCGCGGCCGGCGCCAGGCATGCTTAGCCGATGCCGGAGCTCAGCGCGCAGGCGCGGGCCGGCGGTGCGAGCGGCTCATGGCTGA